A stretch of Branchiostoma lanceolatum isolate klBraLanc5 chromosome 14, klBraLanc5.hap2, whole genome shotgun sequence DNA encodes these proteins:
- the LOC136448456 gene encoding DNA damage-inducible transcript 4-like protein: MCKCDVSMVPNVPSRDEFPVREEVATDGGDGFFAALQKLLTKLGDIFVAPTHETSPPLASVFERDYTKDADRRENYPQVRYKSTDTTEDLSLLHLDDTMDHFACERLSNKLQDALRRARQRYLQCNLVVPDNLTQKIARDVMRMSDNEPCGLRGCLIHTVYEDSDVCKQVGRVNYDPDTVNTFELTLTLRRDRAAWLNTLRALLPFSGCSGQKTVTLSSGYRLVKKKLYRLGDKRSEVIEYPR, translated from the exons ATGTGCAAGTGTGACGTCTCCATGGTCCCGAACGTACCGTCTCGGGACGAGTTCCCGGTCCGAGAAGAAGTCGCCACCGACGGTGGAGACGGGTTCTTCGCCGCGCTGCAGAAGCTGCTTACCAAGTTGGGAGACATTTTCGTCGCCCCGACCCACGAAACCAGCCCACCGCTTGCTTCTGTCTTCGAAAGAGACTACACGAAAGATGCAGACAGGAGAGAAAACTACCCTCAAGTCAGATATAAGAGCACTGACACCACAGAAG ACTTGTCCCTCCTGCACCTAGACGACACGATGGATCACTTTGCCTGTGAGCGGCTTTCCAACAAGCTGCAAGACGCCCTGCGGAGGGCGCGGCAAAGATACCTGCAGTGCAACCTGGTCGTCCCCGACAACCTCACGCAGAAGATCGCCAGGGACGTGATGCGCATGTCAGACAACGAGCCTTGTGGGCTGCGGGGGTGCCTCATCCACACCGTGTACGAAGACTCCGATGTGTGCAAACAGGTCGGGAGGGTGAACTATGACCCGGACACGGTGAACACGTTCGAGCTCACGCTGACCCTGAGGAGAGACCGAGCTGCGTGGCTGAACACGCTACGGGCGCTCCTGCCGTTCTCGGGGTGCTCAGGACAGAAAACAGTCACGCTCAGCTCGGGGTACAGACTGGTCAAGAAGAAGTTGTATCGTCTCGGCGACAAGAGAAGCGAAGTCATCGAGTACCCTCGGTAA